In Pedobacter sp. SL55, the following proteins share a genomic window:
- the plsX gene encoding phosphate acyltransferase PlsX, which produces MKIGLDIMGGDYAPKAIVLGAIEAHQSLSPNEHLVLIGDTEQIKPLLSEKGFNPDHFEFVHTEEVIGMGEHATKAILQKPNSSISVGFQLLKEGKIDSFASAGNSGAMLVGAVFSVKPIAGISRPCLCTIVPKLKGGAGLLLDVGANADCKPDNLLEFGVLGSLYAEYVMQINNPKVALMNIGEEDEKGNMLTLASHRLMKEKASFNFVGNVEGRDLFNDKADVIVCDGFTGNIMLKLAESFYVLTIKKGLKDEFFDRFNYENYGGSPVLGVNAPVLIGHGISSPEAVKNMIFQSRDMITTGLVGKIQAAFK; this is translated from the coding sequence ATGAAAATAGGTCTAGATATTATGGGTGGAGACTATGCTCCCAAAGCTATTGTTTTGGGAGCTATAGAAGCCCATCAATCTCTTTCTCCAAATGAGCATTTAGTGCTAATTGGAGATACTGAGCAGATTAAACCACTGCTTTCCGAAAAAGGATTCAACCCCGATCATTTCGAATTCGTACATACCGAAGAAGTTATTGGTATGGGCGAACACGCCACAAAAGCAATCCTTCAAAAACCCAATTCAAGTATTTCTGTAGGCTTCCAATTATTAAAGGAAGGCAAAATAGATTCGTTTGCAAGCGCAGGTAATTCTGGTGCAATGTTAGTTGGCGCTGTTTTTAGCGTTAAACCTATTGCGGGCATTTCTAGGCCTTGCTTGTGTACCATTGTGCCTAAATTAAAAGGTGGTGCAGGGTTGCTATTAGATGTTGGCGCCAATGCAGATTGCAAACCAGACAACTTATTAGAATTTGGTGTTTTGGGAAGTCTGTATGCCGAATATGTGATGCAAATCAACAATCCAAAAGTAGCTTTAATGAACATTGGCGAAGAAGACGAAAAAGGTAACATGCTTACCTTGGCAAGTCATCGTTTGATGAAAGAAAAAGCTTCTTTTAATTTTGTGGGCAATGTAGAGGGCAGAGATTTGTTTAACGACAAAGCCGATGTGATTGTTTGCGATGGTTTTACGGGAAATATTATGCTGAAACTGGCAGAATCTTTCTACGTACTTACTATCAAAAAAGGATTGAAAGACGAATTCTTCGATAGATTTAACTACGAAAATTATGGTGGCAGCCCGGTATTGGGGGTAAATGCCCCAGTTTTAATTGGACACGGTATATCGAGCCCAGAAGCGGTAAAGAACATGATCTTCCAGTCTAGGGATATGATTACGACTGGATTGGTAGGTAAAATACAAGCCGCATTCAAATAA
- a CDS encoding beta-ketoacyl-ACP synthase III encodes MSKIHAAITAVHGYVPDYVLTNQELESLVDTSDEWITSRTGIKERRILKGEGLGTSDLAVPAVNGLLKKRGIDAKEIDLIIFCTTTPDFTFPATANVLADKIGATNAWGYDLQAACSGFLFGLTTGAQFIESGKHKKVLVVGGDKMSSIINYEDRTTCIIFGDGCGCALLEPNEEGLGLQDSILRTDGAGGKFLGMKAGGSVKPASHETIDAKEHFAHQEGQTVFKFAVTNMADVAAEIMERNSLSANDVAWLVPHQANKRIIDATASRMGVDSDKVMINIERYGNTTNGTIPLCLWEWESQLKKGDNIILAAFGGGFTWGSVYLKWAYNS; translated from the coding sequence ATGAGTAAAATTCACGCTGCTATTACCGCAGTTCACGGTTACGTTCCAGATTATGTGTTAACCAATCAAGAGCTAGAAAGTCTTGTAGATACATCTGACGAGTGGATTACATCGAGAACGGGTATTAAAGAGCGAAGAATATTAAAAGGCGAAGGTTTAGGTACTTCAGATTTAGCTGTGCCTGCGGTAAATGGTCTTTTAAAGAAGAGGGGCATTGATGCCAAAGAGATTGATTTAATCATCTTTTGTACTACTACGCCAGATTTTACTTTCCCTGCTACGGCCAATGTACTTGCCGATAAAATTGGAGCAACAAATGCTTGGGGATATGATTTGCAGGCGGCCTGTTCCGGTTTCCTTTTTGGATTAACCACCGGAGCGCAATTCATAGAATCTGGAAAACATAAAAAAGTATTGGTAGTGGGTGGCGATAAAATGTCGTCTATCATTAACTACGAAGACCGAACCACTTGTATCATTTTTGGCGATGGTTGCGGTTGCGCACTTTTAGAACCTAACGAAGAAGGGTTGGGCTTACAGGATTCTATTTTAAGAACCGATGGTGCAGGCGGTAAATTTTTAGGCATGAAAGCTGGCGGATCTGTAAAGCCGGCAAGCCACGAAACAATTGATGCCAAAGAGCATTTTGCACACCAAGAAGGACAAACGGTATTTAAGTTTGCCGTAACCAATATGGCCGATGTAGCTGCAGAAATTATGGAAAGAAACAGTCTTTCTGCTAATGATGTAGCGTGGTTGGTACCGCACCAAGCCAACAAGCGTATTATCGATGCTACCGCCTCTAGAATGGGCGTAGATTCTGACAAAGTAATGATTAACATTGAACGCTACGGCAACACCACAAATGGTACTATTCCTTTATGTTTATGGGAGTGGGAAAGCCAGCTTAAAAAAGGCGATAATATTATTTTAGCAGCATTTGGTGGTGGTTTTACTTGGGGTTCAGTTTACCTAAAGTGGGCTTATAATAGTTAG
- the accB gene encoding acetyl-CoA carboxylase biotin carboxyl carrier protein, protein MDIKQIQELIKFVSRSGVNEVSLEQENFKITIKTNQAPVYVNAAVPSASTQVVMTPPAPVTSPAQAAPAAAAAPATEDTSKYITIKSPMIGTFYRSASPEKPSFVNVGDEIGTGKVVCIIEAMKLFNEIESEVSGRIVKILVDNASPVEYDQPLFLVEPI, encoded by the coding sequence ATGGATATCAAACAAATTCAGGAACTTATAAAATTTGTTTCTCGATCAGGAGTAAATGAAGTTTCTTTAGAGCAAGAAAACTTCAAGATTACCATTAAAACTAACCAAGCCCCTGTTTATGTAAATGCAGCAGTACCGTCAGCTTCAACACAAGTTGTAATGACGCCACCTGCACCAGTTACATCGCCTGCTCAAGCAGCACCTGCAGCGGCAGCAGCTCCGGCTACAGAAGACACCTCTAAATACATTACCATAAAATCTCCAATGATTGGTACTTTCTACCGTTCTGCAAGTCCTGAGAAACCTTCGTTTGTAAACGTTGGCGACGAGATAGGTACTGGCAAAGTGGTTTGTATCATCGAAGCAATGAAATTGTTTAACGAAATTGAGAGCGAAGTTTCTGGCCGTATCGTTAAAATATTGGTAGACAATGCGTCGCCGGTAGAGTATGACCAACCGTTATTCTTAGTTGAACCTATCTAA
- the accC gene encoding acetyl-CoA carboxylase biotin carboxylase subunit, with amino-acid sequence MFKKILIANRGEIALRIIRTCKEMGIKTVAVYSTADRESLHVRFADEAVCIGPPPSKDSYLSIPNIISAAELTNADAIHPGYGFLSENAKFSSVCRDYGIKFIGATPEQINGMGDKASAKETMKIAGVPTIPGSEGLLENVKDGIKLANEVGYPVILKATAGGGGRGMRVVWKDEEFENAWDSARQESGAAFGNDGLYLEKYIEDPRHIEIQIIGDQFGKACHLSERDCSIQRRHQKLVEEAPSPFMTDELRQKMGEAAIKGALAVQYEGAGTVEFLVDKHRNFYFMEMNTRIQVEHPVTEEVINFDLIKEQIKVAAGIPISGKNYTPDMHAIECRINAEDPFNNFRPSPGKITNFHSPGGHGVRVDTHVYAGYQIPPNYDSMIAKLITVAQTREEAICTMERALSEFVIEGIKTTIPFHLKLMKDPNFRAGNFTTKFMETFDFAE; translated from the coding sequence ATGTTTAAAAAAATATTAATTGCCAACAGGGGCGAAATCGCTTTGCGTATTATCCGTACTTGTAAGGAGATGGGCATTAAAACGGTAGCAGTTTACTCTACAGCTGATAGAGAAAGCTTACACGTTCGTTTTGCCGACGAGGCTGTTTGTATTGGCCCACCGCCAAGCAAAGACTCTTATTTAAGTATCCCAAACATTATATCTGCAGCAGAATTAACCAATGCAGACGCCATACATCCTGGTTACGGTTTCTTGTCAGAAAATGCTAAGTTTTCTTCGGTTTGCCGTGATTATGGAATTAAATTTATTGGTGCTACGCCAGAGCAAATCAATGGTATGGGCGATAAAGCCTCTGCTAAAGAAACCATGAAAATTGCTGGTGTACCAACTATTCCAGGTTCTGAAGGCTTACTAGAAAACGTTAAAGATGGTATTAAACTAGCTAACGAAGTAGGTTATCCGGTAATCTTAAAAGCTACAGCAGGCGGCGGTGGTCGTGGTATGCGTGTAGTTTGGAAAGATGAAGAATTTGAAAATGCTTGGGACAGTGCACGTCAGGAATCTGGTGCTGCTTTTGGTAACGATGGTTTGTATTTAGAGAAATACATCGAAGATCCTCGCCACATCGAAATCCAAATCATTGGTGATCAATTTGGCAAAGCTTGTCACTTATCAGAAAGAGATTGTTCTATCCAACGTCGCCACCAAAAATTAGTAGAAGAAGCGCCTTCTCCTTTCATGACTGATGAGTTACGTCAGAAAATGGGTGAGGCAGCAATTAAAGGTGCTTTAGCGGTACAATACGAAGGTGCTGGAACAGTTGAGTTTTTGGTAGATAAACATCGTAATTTCTACTTCATGGAGATGAATACCCGTATCCAAGTAGAACATCCAGTTACCGAAGAGGTAATTAACTTCGATTTGATTAAAGAGCAGATTAAAGTAGCCGCAGGTATTCCAATTTCTGGTAAAAATTATACGCCAGATATGCATGCCATCGAGTGCCGTATTAATGCAGAAGATCCTTTTAACAACTTCCGCCCTTCGCCAGGAAAAATCACGAATTTCCATTCTCCAGGCGGTCATGGTGTACGTGTAGACACTCACGTTTATGCAGGTTATCAAATTCCACCTAACTACGATTCGATGATTGCAAAGCTGATTACTGTAGCACAAACTAGAGAAGAAGCCATTTGTACTATGGAGCGTGCTTTAAGCGAGTTCGTAATTGAAGGTATTAAAACTACCATTCCATTCCACTTGAAATTAATGAAAGACCCTAACTTTAGAGCTGGTAATTTTACCACTAAGTTTATGGAAACTTTCGATTTTGCGGAATAA
- the rsgA gene encoding ribosome small subunit-dependent GTPase A, producing the protein MQGLVIKSTGSWYQVFAEDGNTYSCRIKGKFRIKGIQTTNPIAVGDQVDFELEPNADTGVIHQLHDRKNYIIRKSINLSKQSQIIAANLDQAFLIVTLASPRTSLGFIDRFLVVAEAYDIPTSLIFNKLDLYNEDGLAILADYKSIYENIGYPCYEVSALEGTNISQIEGLLKNKTTLFSGHSGVGKSSLINAILPDFELKTGEVSEWSDKGQHTTTFAEMHQLPFGGYLVDTPGIRELGIVDIEKEELSHFFVEMRERLNQCRFNNCRHINEPGCAVIEAVEDGEIEPSRYDSYQSIYFGNDTRA; encoded by the coding sequence ATGCAGGGATTAGTTATAAAATCTACAGGAAGTTGGTACCAAGTATTTGCCGAAGACGGTAATACCTACTCGTGCCGAATTAAAGGCAAGTTTAGGATTAAAGGGATACAGACCACCAACCCTATTGCTGTTGGCGACCAAGTAGATTTTGAGCTAGAACCTAATGCAGATACGGGAGTAATTCATCAACTCCATGATCGTAAGAACTACATTATTCGCAAGTCGATTAACTTGAGCAAGCAATCGCAAATTATTGCAGCCAATTTAGACCAAGCTTTTTTGATTGTAACCCTTGCCTCGCCTCGCACATCCTTAGGTTTTATTGACAGATTTTTGGTAGTTGCCGAAGCTTATGATATTCCAACTTCGTTGATTTTTAACAAGCTGGATTTGTACAACGAAGATGGTTTAGCAATTCTGGCCGACTACAAATCTATTTACGAAAACATCGGTTATCCATGCTATGAAGTTTCTGCATTAGAAGGCACCAATATTTCTCAGATAGAAGGTTTACTGAAAAACAAGACTACTTTATTCTCGGGTCATTCTGGCGTGGGTAAATCGAGTTTAATTAATGCCATTTTACCAGATTTTGAATTAAAGACGGGAGAAGTAAGTGAATGGAGCGATAAAGGGCAGCATACTACCACTTTTGCCGAGATGCACCAATTGCCATTTGGTGGTTATTTGGTAGATACGCCAGGAATTAGAGAGTTGGGCATTGTGGATATTGAAAAAGAAGAATTGAGCCACTTTTTTGTAGAGATGAGGGAAAGGCTTAACCAATGCAGGTTTAACAATTGTAGGCATATTAACGAGCCTGGTTGTGCTGTAATTGAAGCTGTAGAAGATGGAGAGATAGAACCTTCGCGTTACGATAGTTACCAAAGTATTTATTTTGGTAACGATACGAGAGCTTAA
- a CDS encoding GNAT family N-acetyltransferase translates to MQNSIQVLHNLPSDIDTIFEFYDLAIEHQKKVSPKQWQGFSRALVQQEIAEGRQYKILADGTVAAIFAVTYSDPQIWPGKDDEAAVYIHRIVTHPNFRGYGFVKVIIDWAKTYSKTMPLDYIRMDTWADNQRLLKYYTGCGFNHVGNIKIEPNSGLPKHYEGITLNLFEIKLAG, encoded by the coding sequence ATGCAAAATTCTATACAGGTGCTCCACAACTTGCCTTCCGATATCGATACCATTTTTGAATTTTATGACTTGGCCATCGAACATCAAAAGAAAGTTTCGCCTAAACAATGGCAAGGGTTTAGCAGAGCGTTGGTACAGCAAGAAATTGCCGAAGGCCGCCAGTATAAAATATTGGCAGATGGAACTGTGGCAGCAATTTTCGCAGTAACCTACAGCGATCCGCAAATTTGGCCAGGCAAAGATGATGAAGCGGCAGTGTACATTCATCGTATTGTTACCCATCCAAACTTTAGAGGCTACGGTTTCGTGAAAGTAATTATCGATTGGGCAAAAACATACAGTAAAACCATGCCTTTAGATTATATCCGCATGGATACTTGGGCAGATAACCAGCGTTTACTGAAATACTACACAGGCTGTGGCTTTAACCACGTAGGAAATATCAAAATTGAACCTAATAGCGGCCTGCCTAAACATTATGAAGGCATTACTTTGAACTTGTTTGAGATAAAACTGGCAGGTTAA
- the greA gene encoding transcription elongation factor GreA translates to MADITYYTKEGLDKLKEELHQLKTEGRASIAKAIAEARDKGDLSENAEYDAAKEAQGLHEAKIAKLETVLANSRLLDESKLDLSKVLALSIVKIKNVKNGATMTYQLVAESEADLKSGKISVKSPIAQGLLGKSVGDKTEIQVPAGKIEFEILEISR, encoded by the coding sequence ATGGCAGATATTACCTATTACACCAAAGAAGGGTTAGATAAATTAAAGGAAGAATTACATCAGTTAAAGACTGAGGGAAGGGCTTCGATTGCAAAAGCAATTGCAGAGGCTCGTGATAAAGGCGATTTATCGGAAAATGCAGAGTACGATGCGGCAAAGGAAGCACAGGGTTTGCACGAAGCAAAAATTGCGAAATTGGAGACGGTGTTGGCCAACTCTAGGTTGTTAGACGAATCGAAATTGGACTTGTCTAAAGTATTGGCATTATCTATTGTAAAGATTAAAAACGTAAAGAATGGCGCTACCATGACCTACCAATTGGTTGCCGAAAGTGAAGCTGATTTGAAATCGGGAAAAATCTCGGTAAAATCGCCTATTGCACAAGGTTTGTTGGGTAAATCTGTAGGTGATAAAACCGAAATACAAGTGCCAGCAGGCAAAATTGAATTCGAAATTCTGGAAATCTCTAGATGA
- a CDS encoding HIT family protein has product MSSIFSKIVAGDIPAHKVAETDDFLAFLDISPLVLGHVLVIPKKEVDYIFDLEDDLYKGLMLFAKHVSTGIKKAYPCDRVGVAVIGLEVPHAHVHLIPINTMNDMNFANPKLKLSQEELAEVAAKIKRELTP; this is encoded by the coding sequence ATGAGTAGCATTTTCTCTAAAATAGTAGCAGGCGATATTCCGGCGCATAAAGTAGCCGAAACGGATGATTTTTTAGCGTTTTTAGATATTAGTCCGCTGGTTTTGGGACACGTTTTGGTTATACCCAAAAAAGAGGTTGATTATATTTTTGACCTAGAGGATGATCTGTATAAAGGCTTGATGTTGTTTGCTAAACATGTTTCTACGGGTATTAAAAAAGCTTATCCGTGTGATAGGGTGGGTGTGGCTGTAATTGGTTTGGAAGTGCCCCACGCACATGTGCATTTGATACCCATTAATACTATGAACGATATGAATTTTGCCAACCCGAAACTGAAACTGAGCCAAGAGGAATTGGCAGAGGTTGCGGCTAAGATAAAAAGGGAATTAACCCCCTAG
- a CDS encoding helix-turn-helix domain-containing protein, with translation MKKGIQTEKQYTATCERIEELLMLVGNETSEDDKNFIELDLLSDLVYDYEQIHFEVKKPTLPEVINLRMFEMGLTQEKLSKLLNTSPSRISEYLSGKSEPTLKKAREISKKLNIDADIVLGV, from the coding sequence ATGAAAAAGGGAATTCAAACAGAAAAACAATATACTGCAACTTGCGAAAGAATCGAGGAATTATTGATGTTGGTTGGCAACGAAACTTCTGAAGATGATAAAAATTTTATTGAATTAGACTTACTATCTGACTTAGTTTACGATTACGAACAAATACATTTTGAAGTGAAAAAGCCTACATTGCCAGAGGTCATCAACTTAAGGATGTTCGAAATGGGACTTACTCAAGAAAAATTATCTAAGCTTTTAAATACTAGTCCTTCAAGAATTAGCGAATACTTATCTGGCAAAAGCGAACCCACCTTAAAAAAAGCAAGAGAAATCAGCAAGAAACTAAATATAGATGCCGATATCGTGCTAGGCGTTTAG
- a CDS encoding type II toxin-antitoxin system HigB family toxin: protein MRIVTFAKISEFTREHHDADIALRDWYKKTEKSNWTCFADIKNTFGSVDSVGNNRFVFNIRGNEYRLIAIIIFASKKVYIRFIGTHKQYDKIKDCSKI from the coding sequence ATGAGAATAGTAACTTTCGCAAAAATCAGTGAATTTACAAGGGAGCATCATGATGCTGATATTGCTTTGAGAGATTGGTATAAAAAAACAGAAAAAAGTAATTGGACTTGCTTTGCAGATATAAAAAATACATTTGGAAGTGTGGACAGTGTTGGGAATAACAGGTTTGTTTTTAACATCAGGGGTAACGAATATAGATTAATTGCAATCATCATCTTTGCGTCTAAGAAAGTCTACATCCGGTTTATAGGAACGCACAAACAATACGACAAGATAAAAGACTGTTCAAAAATTTAA
- a CDS encoding nucleotide pyrophosphohydrolase, with protein sequence MTITEAQETIDRWINTTGIRYFNELTNTAILMEEVGEVARIMARKYGEQSFKKSDEEVNLADEMADVLFVLMCLANQTGINLDEALVKNLEKKSIRDAERHKNNEKLK encoded by the coding sequence ATGACCATTACCGAAGCTCAAGAAACCATAGACCGTTGGATCAATACCACCGGCATTCGCTATTTTAACGAACTAACCAATACAGCCATTTTAATGGAAGAAGTGGGCGAAGTTGCCCGTATTATGGCTCGCAAATACGGCGAGCAGTCTTTTAAGAAAAGCGACGAAGAGGTAAACCTAGCCGACGAAATGGCCGATGTACTTTTTGTACTGATGTGCCTGGCCAATCAAACAGGCATCAATTTAGATGAAGCGCTGGTTAAAAACTTAGAGAAAAAATCCATCCGCGATGCCGAAAGGCACAAGAATAATGAAAAGTTGAAATAG
- a CDS encoding helix-turn-helix domain-containing protein, translating to MTASENLVTQNEKATELNLISASASHAIDNKHDCKKIKFNKFLFEKIASKEIGGNSITISSDENIFLIQFCLTGSSSVYRSSQKKPITFKQAEYNILLLPKEETTTLINTEDCDLIQIYLEEKFFLQYLSRDYGVPLYNLIGIGKLFHNHLYLNPKLKSILAEIENCDFVGNLKNLYTKAKIIELLSLQLAQYEEEKITPTKLKPLEVEKMILVKEIIEGNIGAAHSISSLARAAGTNEQYLKKHFKLLFGTTVFGYIVSCKMEKAKKMLLTGEYRITEISEVVGYKHATHFTNAFKKFFGYLPQSLKASKIILGTFFSMGIKLEAMELMMI from the coding sequence ATGACCGCATCCGAAAATTTAGTAACGCAAAACGAAAAAGCAACCGAGCTCAATTTAATTTCGGCAAGCGCTTCACATGCCATTGATAATAAGCACGATTGCAAGAAAATCAAGTTCAACAAGTTTTTATTTGAAAAAATAGCGAGCAAAGAAATTGGAGGTAATTCCATCACTATCTCATCAGACGAAAACATCTTTTTAATTCAATTTTGTTTAACAGGAAGTAGCAGCGTCTATAGGTCGTCGCAAAAGAAACCTATTACCTTTAAACAGGCAGAATATAATATCCTATTGCTACCCAAAGAAGAAACCACCACCCTAATTAACACCGAAGATTGCGACTTGATACAAATCTATTTAGAGGAAAAATTCTTTCTTCAATACCTGTCTAGAGATTATGGAGTACCGTTGTATAACCTAATAGGTATTGGAAAATTATTTCATAACCATCTTTATTTAAACCCCAAGTTAAAAAGCATTTTAGCTGAGATAGAAAATTGCGACTTTGTGGGAAACCTAAAAAACCTTTATACCAAAGCAAAAATCATCGAATTGCTAAGCCTACAATTAGCGCAATACGAAGAAGAAAAAATTACCCCCACTAAGCTAAAGCCTTTAGAAGTAGAAAAAATGATTTTGGTAAAAGAAATAATAGAAGGCAACATTGGCGCTGCACATAGCATTTCTTCTCTGGCAAGAGCAGCTGGCACAAATGAACAGTACCTAAAAAAGCATTTCAAACTACTGTTTGGAACTACGGTTTTCGGTTATATTGTTTCTTGCAAAATGGAAAAAGCTAAAAAAATGCTGTTAACAGGCGAATATAGAATTACCGAGATTTCTGAAGTGGTGGGCTACAAACATGCCACTCATTTCACTAACGCTTTCAAAAAATTTTTCGGCTATTTGCCGCAATCGCTTAAAGCATCTAAAATTATCTTAGGCACCTTTTTCTCTATGGGTATTAAGCTAGAAGCTATGGAATTGATGATGATTTAG